One part of the Candidatus Wallbacteria bacterium genome encodes these proteins:
- a CDS encoding tetratricopeptide repeat protein → MKRKKVFYVKYNWQTYFKETGFRIPEEVPVRVKSGENLSMPAIVDGFIYLMEKRENLKYLEEFKDFIINICLSYSENLSGQGEHEQAVLTLKELKNFYTGSDLINLRISQHYFDAGFPREAQKYIVTALKLNPGSSMILTYAGVIKAAIGNVRQAETLWKKAVQLKKDYRKAWLNLSNLYNFQGKYQKNIQLYRENPEIIEFPEIANQLGISFASMRRYDEAIGLFEQAKKSSEVEIPYLDFNLAQAHMDAKNWKKSLELYKEIYRRSRNEQTRKSLEERINFLNSRLKNPEVEKPQPQKGGFSFAQLAKEEEYYLQIMKNIEQMKKEAAEDPNNPWVYYNLGNLYAQLGKFDDAVDQLQHSLELYEENSLVWHTLGLIYLEMKKVDKALNAIQRAVICRPDPEVESIYQKMNFNLSLPYFNLGDVYIRRKKYPEALHAFLKGLEIDARSFLAHFRVGFLYEYQGDQVRAEEEYRKSLMLNQGFPEVYLKLGELLIKKGKKDEGLLLLQRLLSLSPESREARKATNLLKKHG, encoded by the coding sequence TTGAAGCGGAAGAAAGTTTTTTATGTGAAGTACAACTGGCAGACCTATTTCAAGGAAACAGGCTTCAGAATACCTGAGGAAGTTCCTGTCAGGGTTAAATCAGGCGAAAATCTGTCCATGCCTGCAATAGTGGATGGTTTCATCTACCTGATGGAGAAGAGGGAGAATCTGAAATATCTTGAAGAATTCAAGGATTTCATCATCAACATCTGCCTCAGTTACTCGGAAAACCTCAGCGGACAGGGAGAACATGAGCAGGCAGTCCTTACTCTCAAGGAATTGAAAAATTTTTACACAGGTTCCGACCTTATCAACCTGCGGATCTCTCAGCATTATTTCGATGCCGGTTTTCCCCGCGAAGCTCAGAAATACATAGTGACTGCTTTGAAGCTCAACCCCGGCTCTTCAATGATTCTTACCTATGCCGGGGTGATCAAGGCCGCCATCGGCAATGTCAGGCAGGCCGAAACGCTCTGGAAAAAGGCTGTCCAACTAAAAAAAGACTACCGGAAGGCCTGGCTCAATCTTTCGAATCTGTATAATTTTCAGGGTAAATATCAGAAGAATATCCAGTTGTACCGGGAAAATCCCGAAATAATAGAATTTCCTGAGATCGCCAACCAGCTGGGGATCTCTTTCGCTTCAATGAGAAGATACGATGAGGCGATCGGTTTATTCGAACAAGCGAAGAAAAGTTCCGAGGTGGAGATACCTTACCTGGACTTCAACCTGGCCCAGGCGCACATGGATGCCAAAAACTGGAAGAAATCCCTGGAGCTTTACAAAGAAATCTACCGCAGATCGCGCAATGAGCAGACCAGGAAATCGCTCGAGGAACGGATCAATTTTTTGAACAGCAGATTAAAAAACCCGGAAGTAGAGAAACCTCAGCCGCAAAAAGGAGGCTTCTCATTTGCTCAACTGGCCAAGGAAGAGGAATATTACCTGCAGATTATGAAAAACATAGAGCAGATGAAGAAAGAAGCCGCTGAAGATCCTAATAACCCCTGGGTTTATTACAATCTGGGGAACCTTTACGCGCAACTGGGCAAATTCGACGATGCAGTGGATCAACTTCAGCACTCGCTGGAACTCTACGAGGAAAACTCCCTGGTCTGGCATACCCTGGGTTTGATCTACCTGGAAATGAAGAAAGTCGACAAAGCCTTGAACGCGATCCAGCGGGCAGTGATTTGCAGGCCTGATCCTGAAGTGGAAAGCATCTATCAGAAAATGAATTTCAACCTCAGCCTGCCTTATTTCAATCTGGGAGATGTATACATCCGGAGAAAGAAATACCCTGAAGCCCTGCATGCCTTCCTGAAAGGTCTCGAGATTGATGCACGCTCTTTTCTGGCACATTTCCGAGTCGGGTTTCTCTACGAATATCAGGGGGACCAGGTCCGGGCCGAAGAAGAATACCGCAAATCGCTGATGCTGAATCAGGGATTCCCGGAGGTCTATCTGAAGCTGGGAGAACTGCTGATAAAAAAAGGAAAGAAGGATGAGGGACTGCTCCTCCTGCAGAGACTGCTGTCACTGTCTCCTGAGAGCAGAGAGGCTAGAAAAGCCACGAATTTATTGAAAAAACATGGTTGA
- a CDS encoding DUF1015 family protein produces the protein MSVLKSFRGLRPKPELIQKVASLPYDVLNSEEARKLAAGNPCSLLHVSKPEIDLDPSINLYDDRVYQKARENFRRFISEGILVQDPEAYLYIYQQQMGEHVQTGILGCASVDDYLNNVIKKHELTRKDKEDDRTRHTRELNANSGPVFLTYRAHDKIDRLIDDFIKQNKPENNFTAGDGIRHTLWVIRDQKLIKKISSIFENEIPRLYVADGHHRSASAARVGAEQRKEHSGYSGKEEFNFFLAVYFPHNQLRILDYNRVVKDLNGVTEEQFFKSVADKFKLDLVNDYSRGGTRKPFKPGKSHEFGMYLKDRWFKLTAKEGTYQKDDPVLALDVSILQLNLLEPVLGIQDPRVDKRIDFVGGIRGLQELEKLVDSGKFMIAFAMHPTTLDELMRIADNGKLMPPKSTWFEPKLRSGVVIHLLD, from the coding sequence ATGTCTGTACTTAAATCTTTCAGAGGTTTGCGGCCTAAACCTGAACTGATTCAGAAAGTGGCATCCCTGCCTTACGATGTGCTTAATTCTGAGGAAGCCCGGAAACTCGCTGCCGGTAATCCATGCAGCTTACTCCACGTATCCAAGCCGGAAATCGACCTTGACCCGTCCATCAATCTTTACGACGACCGCGTCTACCAGAAAGCCAGGGAGAATTTCCGCAGGTTCATCAGTGAGGGCATCCTGGTACAGGATCCTGAAGCATATCTCTATATATATCAGCAGCAGATGGGCGAACATGTGCAGACCGGTATTCTGGGCTGCGCAAGCGTGGACGACTATCTCAACAATGTGATCAAGAAGCATGAGCTGACCAGGAAGGACAAGGAAGATGACCGCACCCGTCATACCAGGGAGCTCAACGCCAATTCAGGTCCGGTATTTCTCACATACCGGGCCCACGATAAAATCGACAGACTGATCGATGATTTCATCAAGCAGAACAAACCTGAAAATAATTTCACGGCCGGAGACGGTATTCGGCACACACTGTGGGTGATCAGGGACCAGAAATTGATCAAGAAAATCAGCAGCATCTTTGAAAATGAAATTCCCAGGCTCTATGTTGCCGACGGGCATCATCGTTCTGCTTCGGCAGCCAGGGTCGGGGCTGAACAGCGCAAAGAGCATTCAGGGTACAGCGGGAAAGAAGAGTTCAATTTTTTCCTGGCTGTCTATTTTCCACATAACCAGTTGCGGATACTTGATTACAACAGAGTAGTCAAGGATTTAAACGGCGTTACCGAAGAGCAATTTTTCAAATCGGTCGCTGACAAGTTCAAGCTGGATCTGGTGAATGACTATTCCAGGGGCGGAACTCGCAAGCCATTTAAGCCGGGAAAAAGTCATGAATTCGGGATGTACCTGAAAGACAGATGGTTCAAACTCACTGCCAAAGAGGGAACCTACCAGAAAGATGATCCGGTTCTTGCCCTGGATGTGTCCATTCTGCAGCTGAATCTGCTGGAGCCTGTTCTTGGGATACAGGATCCCAGGGTAGACAAGCGGATTGACTTTGTCGGAGGCATCCGCGGCCTTCAGGAATTAGAGAAACTTGTGGACTCCGGCAAGTTCATGATTGCCTTTGCCATGCATCCCACCACTCTGGACGAGCTGATGCGGATCGCCGACAATGGCAAGCTGATGCCCCCGAAATCCACCTGGTTCGAGCCGAAACTGCGCAGTGGAGTCGTGATTCACTTGCTGGACTAG
- a CDS encoding serine/threonine-protein kinase — MEGNYLSRIKLNAIDLLVRQAETNPRLNLVIEKLFVIFAGEPANLSKLIDSLSHTALDYREQVARCLQSKHPAIRRQSILYLAERKIPGYTEEFLVSYPEEPPEIKLAFVEYFQFSFTHQEVPYVINFLEIEKDPCIRSLMIKLLSRFLDNRETFKFFQMLRQSLSDEREWFEYVEVLRQRKDWRTLMQLPRDLPVVVRIMICSALVQIKDFKTREFLWDRFSREEEIPRIALLKSLPVDTDIEAQQIKEAVENMNHVLHRKLISILAEREENCLVVFITRWLIDEIRRKIVTLIRKVNTDLILKSLTRFYRSRSEKERKNLHQQIADSPLKAEEQKFLIYFLDNHFSQISDNLLHELEKSTYINDLREYPDSPFFYLWLSFLMIRDALPFDLICPFVDLPECTNRQEIICYGVRKNEKKGLALMFDLIENREKERPAAIRMMTGNLDPVTRKFLISHFSSLDSCSKIAALELFSRETNDLIPLLRLSLEDKHHEVRLKAAELLMFLPDDLEREFMKPMLKSGNPELLLAAANHYQGRTEEEFKIRILQALCVIPELELLKLFSTALLELFSDFPLFFYSLVGFELQDISDQLSVKFKLAWQNEKNWAELLALFNDELFFREIGNPAEAFFFCLIIYCFKSRIDLDALKIWETPGVSEDFLAKIKHELESEKKQILIRGVLDLLEGGIKQSYFWRLYCWEFEIPPTSELQEFARAYPANRQALLLMIGETYFAEGDYQQTISFLQRLQDGEIKDAKILFQIGYSYIRLGHLSLGMPYLDRLDKLTHVTDHKEYLYIVGEELEKKREWRSALHFFKKIAEVDLGYRDLSQRLISLQKKIEVVSEKSYPFDMERFVEIEEIGSGGMGRVYKAHDLKNNRSVAVKILSREHLGNQKIARRFIYRDGLVTQKLNHPGIVKIYEVFKDSVPPYIVMEYLEGSNLHDLIKSGPLTEEQLKKIFKGILDAISFAHSQGIIHRDLKPDNIMVNFQDCIKLMDFGLAKEAGATTLTQAGETFGTLYYMPPEQIRGIDVDERADIYALGVILYEMLTGGLPFCGENPEATMYKIFKEQPKAPSETAPRLEKWNLLIQKALEKKPEDRYQGVSELLIAFEKVD; from the coding sequence GTGGAAGGTAATTATCTCAGCAGGATCAAGCTCAATGCCATCGATCTTCTGGTGCGGCAGGCTGAGACCAATCCCCGCCTGAACCTGGTGATTGAGAAACTGTTCGTCATTTTCGCCGGAGAGCCGGCAAATCTTTCAAAGCTTATTGATTCCCTGTCCCACACAGCCTTGGATTACCGTGAACAGGTAGCCCGCTGCCTGCAGAGCAAGCACCCTGCAATACGCAGGCAGAGCATCTTGTATCTGGCTGAGAGGAAGATCCCTGGATATACTGAAGAATTCCTTGTTTCTTACCCTGAGGAACCGCCGGAAATCAAGCTCGCTTTTGTGGAATATTTCCAGTTCTCATTCACTCACCAGGAAGTTCCGTATGTGATTAATTTTCTCGAAATTGAGAAAGATCCCTGCATCCGTTCTTTGATGATAAAATTACTGTCGCGTTTTCTCGACAACAGGGAGACGTTCAAGTTCTTTCAAATGCTCAGGCAGTCACTTTCCGATGAACGGGAGTGGTTCGAATACGTGGAAGTCCTGCGCCAGCGTAAAGACTGGAGGACATTGATGCAGCTTCCGCGTGATCTGCCTGTAGTGGTGCGGATCATGATCTGCTCTGCGCTGGTCCAGATCAAAGATTTCAAGACCAGGGAATTTCTCTGGGATAGATTCAGCCGGGAAGAGGAAATCCCCAGGATAGCTCTTTTAAAGTCCCTTCCTGTAGATACGGACATAGAAGCACAGCAGATCAAGGAAGCAGTCGAGAACATGAATCATGTTCTTCACCGCAAGTTGATTTCGATTCTCGCGGAACGGGAAGAAAACTGTCTCGTTGTTTTCATCACCCGCTGGCTGATCGATGAAATCCGCAGAAAAATCGTCACTTTGATCAGGAAAGTCAATACTGACCTGATTTTGAAAAGCCTGACCAGATTTTACAGATCCAGATCCGAGAAAGAGCGGAAAAATCTCCACCAGCAGATCGCAGACAGCCCGCTTAAAGCAGAAGAACAGAAATTTCTGATCTATTTTCTGGACAATCATTTCAGCCAGATCTCAGACAACCTGCTGCACGAACTGGAAAAATCCACTTACATCAATGATCTTCGGGAATATCCTGACTCCCCTTTTTTTTATCTCTGGCTATCATTCCTGATGATCAGGGATGCTCTGCCGTTTGATCTGATCTGTCCATTCGTGGATCTCCCGGAATGCACTAACAGGCAGGAGATAATCTGTTATGGAGTCAGGAAAAATGAAAAAAAAGGCCTGGCGCTGATGTTCGATCTGATTGAGAACCGTGAAAAGGAGCGGCCGGCAGCCATCAGGATGATGACAGGTAATCTGGACCCTGTTACCCGCAAATTCCTGATTTCCCATTTCAGTTCGCTCGACTCGTGCAGCAAAATCGCTGCTCTGGAACTGTTTTCCAGGGAAACAAACGATCTGATTCCGCTGCTGCGCTTATCTCTTGAAGACAAGCATCATGAAGTGAGGTTGAAGGCTGCGGAACTTCTCATGTTTCTACCAGACGATCTTGAGCGGGAATTCATGAAACCAATGCTTAAATCCGGAAACCCTGAACTGCTGCTGGCTGCTGCCAACCATTACCAAGGCCGGACCGAGGAAGAATTCAAAATCAGGATCCTGCAGGCACTTTGTGTGATCCCGGAACTGGAACTCCTGAAACTCTTTTCGACTGCACTTCTGGAGCTGTTCTCTGATTTCCCTCTTTTCTTTTATTCTTTAGTTGGATTCGAACTTCAGGACATTTCAGATCAGCTGAGCGTAAAATTCAAGCTGGCCTGGCAGAATGAGAAAAACTGGGCGGAGCTTCTGGCTCTGTTCAACGACGAACTTTTTTTCAGAGAGATCGGGAATCCTGCGGAAGCCTTTTTTTTCTGTCTGATTATTTATTGTTTCAAAAGCAGGATCGACCTGGATGCTCTTAAAATCTGGGAAACTCCGGGAGTATCAGAAGATTTTCTCGCCAAGATTAAGCATGAACTCGAATCAGAAAAAAAGCAGATCCTCATCCGGGGTGTCCTGGATCTGCTTGAAGGAGGGATTAAACAGTCATATTTCTGGAGATTGTACTGCTGGGAATTCGAAATTCCTCCAACCTCAGAACTGCAGGAATTTGCGAGAGCTTATCCTGCGAATCGGCAGGCATTACTGCTCATGATCGGGGAGACGTATTTTGCAGAGGGGGATTATCAGCAGACCATCTCCTTTCTGCAGCGATTACAGGACGGGGAGATAAAGGATGCTAAAATTCTCTTCCAGATCGGATATTCCTATATCAGGCTTGGACATTTGAGCCTCGGAATGCCATATCTCGACAGGTTGGATAAATTGACTCATGTAACTGATCACAAGGAATATCTGTATATAGTCGGTGAAGAACTTGAGAAAAAAAGGGAATGGCGGTCTGCACTTCATTTTTTCAAGAAGATAGCGGAAGTAGATCTGGGTTACAGGGACCTGTCCCAGCGGTTGATCAGTCTGCAAAAAAAAATCGAGGTGGTCAGCGAAAAAAGCTACCCGTTTGACATGGAACGTTTCGTCGAGATCGAAGAGATTGGCAGCGGAGGAATGGGCAGAGTTTACAAGGCGCATGATCTGAAAAACAACAGATCCGTTGCGGTCAAGATCCTTTCCAGGGAGCATCTCGGCAACCAGAAAATCGCCAGACGCTTCATTTACAGGGACGGGCTGGTGACCCAGAAACTGAATCATCCTGGAATCGTAAAGATATATGAGGTTTTCAAGGATTCGGTACCTCCCTATATTGTGATGGAATATCTGGAGGGGAGCAACCTGCATGATCTGATCAAATCCGGACCCCTGACAGAGGAACAGCTGAAAAAGATTTTCAAGGGGATCCTGGATGCAATCAGTTTTGCCCATTCTCAGGGAATTATTCATCGCGACCTCAAACCGGACAATATCATGGTAAATTTCCAGGACTGCATCAAACTGATGGACTTCGGGCTGGCCAAGGAAGCCGGTGCCACTACACTGACTCAGGCCGGGGAAACATTCGGTACTTTGTATTACATGCCTCCGGAGCAGATCCGGGGAATCGATGTCGACGAGCGTGCCGATATTTACGCTTTGGGTGTGATCCTTTACGAGATGCTTACCGGAGGGCTTCCCTTCTGCGGCGAAAATCCGGAAGCTACGATGTACAAAATATTTAAGGAACAGCCTAAAGCCCCTTCCGAAACTGCCCCCAGGCTGGAAAAATGGAATCTGCTGATTCAGAAGGCTTTGGAAAAAAAGCCTGAAGACCGTTACCAAGGGGTGAGCGAGCTTCTGATTGCTTTTGAAAAGGTTGATTGA
- a CDS encoding glycosyltransferase, whose translation MKILMALPELSQGGVEQYVFQLAPRLCRLGIQITVVSSGGPLADQLLRMDVEHIEMNLASKSPLSFMMIPRLRRLIRREKFDLVHAHSRVPGWLLYYAASGLCPFVYSPHGQYRPHWGSSIVKKPAHLIVGAEFLRDYFRDQFSVPESRFKLVPYGVDLGKYYPGPQKRKDPYLVELGAAGRLSVVKGFDMLLKALAVLVGKGIKNFNLRLAGSGEERDRLEKMIRELGISSRVALLGNLTDMRPFYRSLDCLVISSRREGLPLVLLEAMACGLPAIATTVGDIPRVITEGVEG comes from the coding sequence ATGAAAATATTAATGGCATTGCCCGAATTATCCCAGGGAGGTGTGGAGCAGTATGTGTTCCAGCTTGCTCCGCGCCTCTGCAGGCTTGGGATCCAGATTACAGTGGTTTCTTCAGGCGGACCCCTGGCGGATCAGCTGTTGAGGATGGATGTGGAGCACATTGAGATGAACCTGGCGAGCAAATCGCCTCTCAGTTTCATGATGATACCCAGGCTGAGAAGATTGATCAGGCGTGAAAAATTCGACCTGGTGCATGCTCATTCCAGAGTTCCTGGATGGCTGCTTTATTATGCTGCAAGCGGCCTCTGCCCGTTTGTTTATTCTCCTCACGGGCAGTACCGCCCGCACTGGGGTTCCTCGATTGTGAAAAAACCAGCACATCTGATCGTAGGTGCGGAATTTCTGCGGGACTATTTCAGGGATCAGTTTTCAGTACCTGAATCAAGATTCAAGCTGGTACCCTACGGGGTAGATCTCGGAAAATATTATCCCGGGCCGCAGAAGCGAAAAGACCCTTATCTGGTAGAACTTGGAGCTGCAGGGAGACTCTCAGTTGTCAAAGGATTCGACATGCTGCTCAAGGCTCTGGCGGTATTGGTCGGGAAAGGGATTAAAAATTTCAACCTGAGACTTGCCGGCAGTGGCGAAGAGCGGGACAGGCTGGAAAAAATGATCAGGGAGCTCGGAATTTCCAGTAGAGTGGCTCTGCTCGGAAATCTTACAGATATGCGGCCATTCTATCGCAGTCTGGACTGCCTGGTGATCTCTTCCAGAAGGGAAGGTCTGCCCCTGGTGCTCCTGGAAGCCATGGCATGCGGACTGCCGGCCATAGCCACCACTGTCGGAGACATTCCACGTGTCATAACCGAAGGTGTGGAAGGATAA